A window of the Lactuca sativa cultivar Salinas chromosome 5, Lsat_Salinas_v11, whole genome shotgun sequence genome harbors these coding sequences:
- the LOC111881893 gene encoding receptor-like protein EIX2 encodes MRKLWLFFLFTFANTNLTSGCFEHEREALLQFKRSNLSDPYGQLSSWNGNNCCHWQGVGCDNATRHVTRLDLEADRSFFMKSFQKLKAKELNPCLAKLTHLSYMDLSGIHFGGSPIPEFIGSLTQLRNLILHSAGFSGVVPHFIGNLLNLRVLDLGDMKLLVVDDFTWFSNLLSLTYLDLSRVSIVKAPNFDKVLLYMIPTLLELRLSGCDLSNSHFHRTHLYSNLTLSTIQKLDLSSNSFQGEFPLFLQNLTSLRVLDLSSNALNSSIPVFKEIVDLKLRRNNFKGIEDTRVWRLCQLKRLDLSENSMEGGFTVPASNGECAQFSLETLNLNDNKFGGEIPKSLGRLTALRELNLGWNQLTGTIPEALGNLTSLQDLYLASNKLTGLVPTSIGNLLLLQNLDLSWNLLKGTIPLSLGQLSNLEFMHLSYNWLSALPLSLGNLSKLQLLDLRNNFLRGPFPSIGKLSELRVLGISENSLSGVVTEAHFSNTSMLKLLHVTSNYRLSFKISPDWKPPFRIESLKLGSCKIESEFPRWIRAQTSLDTLILSNTSISGPLPDWLNDLPVMTVLDLSHNFLKGPLTNLPSNQTIPVCSIETCSLFLQNNLFYGSIPDSLCNVTNLYYLDLSRNMLSGTFLDCLGNLRKLQVVILSSNRLSGVIPSSLGNLGSSLQWLALNNNSFHGELPKTLANCTSLALLDLGENRFFGRSQLLN; translated from the coding sequence atgaggaagttatggcttTTCTTTCTCTTCACTTTTGCAAACACAAACCTCACTTCAGGTTGCTTCGAGCATGAGAGGGAAGCTCTTCTCCAATTCAAACGCAGTAATTTATCAGACCCTTATGGTCAACTATCATCTTGGAATGGAAACAACTGCTGCCACTGGCAAGGGGTCGGCTGCGATAATGCAACCAGACATGTCACTAGGCTTGACCTCGAAGCTGATCGGTCATTTTTTATGAAATCTTTTCAAAAGTTAAAGGCAAAAGAATTGAATCCGTGTTTGGCCAAGTTGACTCATCTGAGTTACATGGATTTGAGTGGGATACATTTTGGTGGTAGTCCAATTCCTGAGTTCATAGGATCGCTAACACAACTCAGGAACCTAATACTTCATTCTGCAGGATTTTCAGGTGTGGTGCCTCATTTTATTGGAAATCTGTTGAATTTGCGTGTTCTTGATCTTGGTGACATGAAACTGCTAGTTGTGGATGATTTCACATGGTTTTCAAATCTTTTATCACTCACGTATCTTGATCTAAGCAGAGTGAGTATTGTTAAAGCTCCAAATTTTGACAAAGTATTGCTGTATATGATTCCTACTTTACTAGAGTTACGCTTGTCTGGTTGTGATCTTTCTAATTCTCATTTCCATCGCACACATCTTTATTCGAATCTTACCCTTTCCACCATTCAAAAACTTGATCTTAGTTCCAATTCATTCCAAGGTGAATTCCCTCTGTTTTTACAAAACTTGACGTCTTTACGAGTTCTTGATCTTTCATCCAATGCCCTCAATTCTTCAATTCCGGTCTTCAAAGAGATTGTCGATCTCAAGCTTCGGCGAAATAATTTTAAGGGTATTGAAGATACAAGGGTCTGGAGACTCTGTCAGTTAAAGCGGTTGGATCTTTCAGAGAATTCTATGGAAGGGGGATTCACGGTGCCAGCAAGCAATGGAGAATGTGCCCAATTTTCTCTGGAGACACTGAATCTAAATGACAACAAGTTTGGTGGTGAAATTCCGAAATCACTAGGAAGGCTTACGGCCTTGAGAGAATTGAATCTTGGATGGAACCAGTTAACAGGAACCATCCCGGAAGCACTAGGAAATTTAACAAGTTTACAGGATTTATATCTTGCTTCGAACAAGTTAACAGGTTTGGTTCCTACGTCTATCGGAAACCTGCTGTTGTTACAAAATCTTGATTTATCTTGGAACCTGTTAAAGGGGACGATACCATTATCACTAGGACAACTATCGAATCTAGAATTCATGCATCTCTCTTACAATTGGTTGTCTGCACTTCCATTATCGCTTGGAAACCTCTCAAAACTTCAGCTTCTAGATTTACGCAATAACTTTTTGCGAGGGCCTTTTCCTAGCATTGGAAAACTTTCCGAACTTAGAGTTCTTGGCATATCCGAAAATTCTTTATCTGGTGTAgtcactgaagctcatttctcaaATACATCGATGTTAAAACTCCTCCATGTAACCTCAAACTATAGATTGAGCTTCAAGATTTCACCTGATTGGAAGCCTCCTTTTCGGATAGAATCACTTAAGCTTGGATCTTGTAAAATTGAATCAGAATTTCCACGTTGGATTCGAGCACAAACAAGTCTTGACACCCTAATCCTTTCCAATACTAGCATTTCAGGACCACTTCCAGATTGGCTTAATGACCTCCCTGTCATGACTGTTCTGGATCTCTCCCATAACTTTCTCAAAGGTCCATTGACAAACCTTCCATCTAACCAAACAATACCAGTTTGCTCTATAGAGACGTGTTCGTTGTTTCTTCAGAACAACCTCTTCTACGGATCGATTCCAGATTCATTGTGTAATGTTACAAATTTATATTATCTCGATCTTTCTAGAAATATGCTATCTGGGACTTTTCTAGATTGCCTTGGAAATCTCAGAAAGCTGCAAGTTGTGATATTAAGTTCCAACAGGCTCTCGGGTGTCATTCCAAGCTCTCTTGGCAATCTTGGTTCTTCGCTACAATGGTTAGCTTTAAATAACAACAGTTTCCATGGTGAACTTCCGAAAACTCTGGCAAATTGCACAAGTTTGGCTTTGCTGGATTTGGGTGAAAACAGATTCTTTGGAAGAAGCCAGTTACTAAATTGA